The following are from one region of the Capsicum annuum cultivar UCD-10X-F1 chromosome 1, UCD10Xv1.1, whole genome shotgun sequence genome:
- the LOC107853569 gene encoding PH-interacting protein isoform X1 — protein MDSGKCASRNGVSLSSMAPTSFLNSVYSKSLFEEEERFAEHVTIKDVNIDLREVYFLIMHFLSSGPCRKTFGIFCDELLEHELLPRRYHAWYSRKGVLCGDEDDDGSSFPLNYDDLVLRYPHIEKNHLVKLLKQLLSSSPSLQCAGRGAPGAADVPTLLGSGPFSLLACERNRVNKQAQSLPSYLRWPHMQANQVHGLTLREIGGGFPKHHRAPSIRLASYAVAKPATMVQKMQNIKKLRGHRDAVYCAIFDRLGRYVITGSDDRLVKVWSMETGLCLASCRGHEGDITDLAVSSNNALVASASNDYSIRVWRLPDGLPISVLRGHTGAVTAIAFTPKTSSVYQLLSSSDDGTCRIWDARSSQCVPRVYSPRPKDNVSVRSSGTVATNIQSSSNTSHSHQILCCAYNANGTVFVTGSSDTIARVWNACKFSPDHPDELNHEIDTLSGHENDVNYVQFSGCAVASRSSTSDSFGEDCIPKFRNSWFSHDNIVTCSRDGSAIIWTPKPRKSSHGKHGRSWVKAYHLKVPPPPMPPQPPRGGPRQRFRPTPRGVNMIVWSLDNRFVLAAIMDCRICVWNASDGSLVHSLTGHAQSTYVLDVHPFNPRIAMSAGYDGKTILWDIWEGIPIRTYDIGRFKLVDGKFSQDGTSIVLSDDVGQIYLLNTGQGESQKDAKYDQFFLGDYRPLIQDVQGNVLDQETQLTPYRRNMQDLLCDASMLPYPEPYQSMYQRRRLGALGTEWRPPSIKFSVGTDPGLGLGYQVLPVADLDIIAEPLPEFVDTLFWEPDNGILNDETDSEYNMNEELSTEGEHECLRDGSSSGSVCSEEQKMRRSRKDSLRRSKRKISVSEVEVASSGRRLRKKVKDEDVGTSCRSLRTRKSRNGKKATTKRKSTKPKSLRPHRGAELPEIVHLHSDISSDDEDEASSEDDSLETESPECSSSDQRISSDDKMPSKQRSYPTVGAIDVPPRSTEPPINGENKRRLVLKLKIRDASKVEPSKDTAVQCGDQADKPCSSQACEEIIEDNVVNRRLKEPGSSYTDEIGMELFGECNKIEHMVNDKEPKNDLNEHVNREPSAGPDIQSLALADSLMDEAQTNLGQLEASTLLAGNGPGDLVCSSGAAKTSSLFHLSLSPNHQLQKIGVAPGANKPTTADDNPEVNLKPRVKPNIIKIKSKKMSKESQARSEFNLPTDAYRVDESTSKIFSHLEQNQVPETGNGPDRFSQNLHWGVLTDDTVGKNKSHGSRSSLRSSRDICESASNACNDHNETGSEFPHVATDAARRKRSLRFTAMSRDTALGKDDLKIRESRIAVGSSINTGKLTKKATGSPPLGWTSSNAFCRLSRDSKEGSSRDENVFSSGMSLNEAVKKLNWLLLSEHEEGYRYIPQLGDEVVYFRQGHQEYIEYSDSSEPGPWTKNAAAVQAVEICLVKHLSYATLPGSGDSCCKVTLQFIDTSSPVSGHKFKLTLPELVNFPDFLIERSRYEAAMERNWSYRDKCLVWWRDESEQGGRWWDGQVVSVKAKSEQFPDSPWERCGVLYEGEVEPHPHSPWELHDVDSSWEQPQVDLESRNRVLSSVTELLQSASRNQDKYGILKLKHVAVKLDFMNRFPVPLSPDIIQLRLENNYYRSLKAMKHDFSVMIANGEAYFSKNRELSVKMKHLSEWFTKKLSNL, from the exons ATGGATTCAGGGAAGTGTGCATCGAGAAATGGCGTTTCATTATCAAGTATGGCACCTACAAGCTTCCTGAATAGTGTATACTCAAAATCTCTGTTCGAAGAAGAGGAGAGATTTGCTGAACATGTCACAATAAAGGATGTAAATATTGACCTCAGAGAAGTTTATTTTCTGATTATGCATTTTTTGTCATCTGGGCCATGCCGAAAAACGTTTGGGATTTTCTGTGATGAACTTCTGGAACATGAGCTTCTGCCTAGGAGATATCATGCTTGGTATTCAAGAAAAGGTGTACTCTGTGGAGATGAAGATGACGATGGCAGTTCTTTCCCTCTAAATTATGATGATCTGGTGCTAAG GTATcctcatattgaaaaaaatcacTTAGTAAAGTTGCTCAAACAACTGCTGAGTTCGAGTCCTTCTTTGCAATGTGCCGGGAGAGGTGCCCCAGGTGCTGCTGATGTTCCCACGCTACTTGGATCTGGGCCTTTTTCTCTTTTGGCTT GTGAGCGAAATAGAGTCAATAAGCAAGCACAATCCCTTCCTTCATACCTCCGTTGGCCACACATGCAGGCTAATCAGGTGCATGGTCTAACTTTAAGAGAGATTGGAGGTGGTTTCCCAAAACATCATCGTGCTCCATCTATCCGTCTTGCAAGTTATGCTGTTGCAAAGCCAGCAACTATGGTCCAGAAGATGCAAAACATAAAGAAACTAAGGGGACATAGGGATGCTGTTTATTGTG CAATATTTGACCGCTTGGGAAGATATGTGATTACTGGTTCTGATGATCGCCTTGTCAAGGTTTGGTCAATGGAAACTGGATTATGCCTCGCTAGTTGCCGAGGACATGAA GGTGACATCACTGATTTAGCCGTCAGTTCAAACAATGCTTTGGTGGCATCTGCATCAAATGATTACAGCATTCGAGTT TGGCGCTTGCCAGATGGATTACCTATTTCCGTTTTGCGTGGTCACACTGGAGCTGTTACTGCCATCGCATTTACTCCAAAGACTAGCTCCGTGTATCAGCTTCTATC GTCATCAGATGACGGAACTTGTCGCATTTGGGATGCTAGGTCTTCTCAGTGTGTTCCACGCGTTTACTCACCAAGGCCAAAGGATAACGTGTCTG TGAGGAGCAGTGGTACTGTTGCAACCAACATTCAGTCCTCAAGTAATACATCGCATAGCCATCAAATTTTGTGTTGTGCATACAATGCCAATGGAACTGTCTTTGTCACTGGCAGCTCTGATACTATAGCAAGG GTCTGGAATGCTTGTAAATTCTCCCCAGATCACCCCGACGagctaaatcatgaaatagataCATTATCTGGTCATGAAAATGATGTCAACTATGTACAGTTCAG TGGCTGTGCAGTTGCTTCACGATCTTCAACTTCTGATTCCTTTGGGGAGGACTGCATTCCAAAATTTAGGAATTCTTG GTTCAGCCATGACAACATAGTCACTTGTTCCCGGGATGGAAGTGCAATTATTTGGACACCAAAACCACGCAAGTCATCCCAT GGAAAACATGGACGTTCTTGGGTTAAGGCATATCATCTTAAAGTTCCTCCGCCACCAATGCCACCTCAGCCTCCTCGAGGAGGGCCACGGCAGAGATTTCGCCCTACTCCTCGTGGTGTTAACATGATAGTATGGAGTCTGGATAATCGCTTTGTACTGGCTGCTATAATGG ATTGCCGAATTTGTGTTTGGAATGCTAGCGATGGTAGCTTGGTGCACTCCTTGACTGGCCACGCACAGTCT ACATATGTTCTGGATGTTCATCCTTTCAACCCCAGAATCGCAATGAGTGCTGGTTATGATGGGAAAACCATCCTGTGGGAT ATATGGGAGGGGATCCCCATCCGGACATATGATATAGGACGCTTTAAGTTGGTTGATGGAAAGTTTTCACA GGATGGAACATCAATTGTTCTTTCTGATGATGTTGgacaaatatatttattaaatacagGCCAAGGCGAGTCTCAAAAGGATGCTAAATATGATCAG TTCTTCCTTGGGGATTACCGGCCCCTTATCCAGGATGTGCAGGGGAACGTTCTTGATCAG GAGACGCAGCTAACTCCATATCGGAGGAACATGCAAGATCTGCTTTGTGACGCAA GTATGCTTCCATATCCTGAGCCATATCAGAGTATGTACCAGCGCCGCCGCCTAGGAGCTCTGGGTACCGAGTGGCGTCCTCCTTCAATTAAGTTTTCTGTCGGCACGGACCCTGGTTTAGGCCTAGGATATCAGGTCTTACCAGTGGCCGACTTGGACATAATAGCTGAACCTCTGCCGGAGTTTGTGGATACCCTTTTCTGGGAGCCAGATAATGGTATTCTGAATGATGAAACTGATTCAGAATATAATATGAATGAAGAGCTTTCTACTGAAGGAGAGCACGAATGTTTAAGGGACGGCTCTTCTAGTGGTTCAGTATGTAGTGAAGAACAGAAGATGAGAAGGAGTCGGAAAGATAGCCTACGCAGATCAAAAAGGAAAATATCTGTATCAGAA GTGGAAGTCGCATCATCTGGAAGACGTCTTAGGAAGAAAGTTAAGGATGAAGATGTTGGCACTTCATGTAGAAGTCTTAGAACTAGGAAATCCAGAAATGGGAAGAAAGCTACCACTAAAAGGAAGTCAACTAAACCAAAGTCATTAAGACCTCACCGAGGAGCTGAACTTCCTGAAATTGTACATCTTCATTCTGACATTTCTTCagatgatgaagatgaagctAGCTCTGAAGATGATTCATTGGAAACTGAATCACCAGAATGTTCGTCAAGCGACCAGAGGATTTCATCTGATGACAAGATGCCAAGCAAACAGCGGAGCTATCCAACAGTTGGAGCTATCGATGTGCCTCCTAGATCCACTGAACCTCCAATAAACGGCGAGAACAAAAGGAGATTAGTCCTGAAATTAAAAATCCGTGATGCTAGTAAGGTTGAGCCATCAAAAGACACTGCAGTTCAGTGTGGTGACCAAGCTGATAAGCCATGTTCTTCTCAAGCTTGTGAAGAGATAATTGAAGATAATGTGGTTAACCGAAGGTTAAAGGAGCCGGGATCATCCTATACAGATGAGATTGGCATGGAACTGTTTGGGGAATGCAATAAAATTGAACATATGGTTAATGACAAGGAACcaaaaaatgatttgaatgagCATGTCAATAGAGAACCATCTGCTGGTCCAGATATTCAAAGTCTGGCTCTGGCTGATAGTTTAATGGACGAGGCTCAAACGAATCTGGGACAGTTAGAAGCTAGCACATTGCTGGCTGGAAATGGTCCAGGAGATTTAGTATGTTCCTCAGGAGCTGCTAAAACTTCTTCATTATTTCACTTGTCATTGTCACCCAATCATCAGCTGCAGAAAATAGGCGTCGCTCCTGGAGCAAACAAGCCTACTACCGCTGACGACAATCCTGAAGTAAACCTCAAACCTAGAGTGAAGCCaaacataataaagataaaatcaaagaaaatgtctAAGGAGTCTCAAGCTCGTTCTGAGTTTAATCTTCCTACAGATGCTTATCGTGTAgatgaatcaacatctaaaatCTTTTCCCATTTAGAACAAAACCAAGTACCAGAAACAGGTAATGGCCCTGATAGATTCAGTCAGAATTTGCATTGGGGTGTACTGACGGATGATACCGTTGGCAAAAACAAGTCTCATGGATCTAGAAGCAGTTTACGTAGCAGTCGTGATATTTGTGAAAGTGCTTCTAATGCTTGTAATGATCATAACGAAACAGGTTCTGAATTCCCTCATGTCGCTACTGATGCAGCACGTAGAAAGAGATCCTTGAGATTTACTGCAATGTCAAGAGATACAGCATTAGGGAAAGATGACCTAAAAATAAGAGAGAGTCGTATAGCTGTAGGTTCATCAATAAATACAGGGAAGCTAACCAAGAAGGCCACTGGTTCTCCACCATTAGGATGGACTTCAAGTAATGCGTTCTGCCGGTTATCTAGAGACAGCAAAGAGGGTTCTTCCAGGGATGAAAATGTTTTTTCATCTGGAATGAGTTTGAATGAGGCAGTCAAAAAACTGAATTGGTTGCTATTGTCAGAGCATGAAGAGGGTTACCGCTACATTCCTCAGCTAGGTGATGAAGTAGTATACTTCCGACAG GGGCATCAAGAATATATAGAATACAGTGATTCATCAGAGCCTGGTCCTTGGACAAAGAATGCAGCTGCAGTCCAAGCTGTGGAAATTTGCTTGGTAAAACATCTTTCTTATGCAACTCTTCCTGGCTCTGGTGACAGCTGCTGTAAAGTTACACTTCAATTCATCGATACCTCTTCCCCCGTCTCTGGACACAAGTTTAAGCTCACGCTGCCTGAACTAGTTAACTTCCCTGACTTTCTAATTGAGAGATCAAGATACGAGGCTGCCATGGAGAGAAATTGGTCTTACAGAGACAAGTGTCTGGTTTGGTGGAGGGATGAGAGTGAGCAAGGTGGTAGGTGGTGGGACGGTCAGGTAGTTTCTGTGAAAGCCAAATCTGAACAGTTTCCTGACAGTCCATGGGAAAGATGTGGTGTCCTATACGAAGGTGAAGTAGAACCCCATCCTCATAGTCCCTGGGAACTACATGATGTAGATAGTTCATGGGAGCAACCTCAAGTTGACCTGGAAAGCAGAAATAGAGTTTTGTCGTCTGTCACTGAACTACTGCAGTCAGCAAGCAGAAATCAG GATAAATATGGAATTCTAAAATTGAAACATGTTGCTGTGAAACTGGACTTCATGAATAG ATTCCCTGTTCCGCTATCACCTGATATAATCCAGTTAAGGTTAGAGAACAACTACTATAGAAGTTTGAAAGCAATGAAGCATGATTTTTCTGTGATGATAGCAAATGGCGAGGCTTACTTTTCCAAAAATAGAGAGCTTTCAGTGAAAATGAAGCATCTTTCAGAATGGTTTACCAAGAAATTATCAAATTTATGA
- the LOC107853569 gene encoding PH-interacting protein isoform X2, whose protein sequence is MQANQVHGLTLREIGGGFPKHHRAPSIRLASYAVAKPATMVQKMQNIKKLRGHRDAVYCAIFDRLGRYVITGSDDRLVKVWSMETGLCLASCRGHEGDITDLAVSSNNALVASASNDYSIRVWRLPDGLPISVLRGHTGAVTAIAFTPKTSSVYQLLSSSDDGTCRIWDARSSQCVPRVYSPRPKDNVSVRSSGTVATNIQSSSNTSHSHQILCCAYNANGTVFVTGSSDTIARVWNACKFSPDHPDELNHEIDTLSGHENDVNYVQFSGCAVASRSSTSDSFGEDCIPKFRNSWFSHDNIVTCSRDGSAIIWTPKPRKSSHGKHGRSWVKAYHLKVPPPPMPPQPPRGGPRQRFRPTPRGVNMIVWSLDNRFVLAAIMDCRICVWNASDGSLVHSLTGHAQSTYVLDVHPFNPRIAMSAGYDGKTILWDIWEGIPIRTYDIGRFKLVDGKFSQDGTSIVLSDDVGQIYLLNTGQGESQKDAKYDQFFLGDYRPLIQDVQGNVLDQETQLTPYRRNMQDLLCDASMLPYPEPYQSMYQRRRLGALGTEWRPPSIKFSVGTDPGLGLGYQVLPVADLDIIAEPLPEFVDTLFWEPDNGILNDETDSEYNMNEELSTEGEHECLRDGSSSGSVCSEEQKMRRSRKDSLRRSKRKISVSEVEVASSGRRLRKKVKDEDVGTSCRSLRTRKSRNGKKATTKRKSTKPKSLRPHRGAELPEIVHLHSDISSDDEDEASSEDDSLETESPECSSSDQRISSDDKMPSKQRSYPTVGAIDVPPRSTEPPINGENKRRLVLKLKIRDASKVEPSKDTAVQCGDQADKPCSSQACEEIIEDNVVNRRLKEPGSSYTDEIGMELFGECNKIEHMVNDKEPKNDLNEHVNREPSAGPDIQSLALADSLMDEAQTNLGQLEASTLLAGNGPGDLVCSSGAAKTSSLFHLSLSPNHQLQKIGVAPGANKPTTADDNPEVNLKPRVKPNIIKIKSKKMSKESQARSEFNLPTDAYRVDESTSKIFSHLEQNQVPETGNGPDRFSQNLHWGVLTDDTVGKNKSHGSRSSLRSSRDICESASNACNDHNETGSEFPHVATDAARRKRSLRFTAMSRDTALGKDDLKIRESRIAVGSSINTGKLTKKATGSPPLGWTSSNAFCRLSRDSKEGSSRDENVFSSGMSLNEAVKKLNWLLLSEHEEGYRYIPQLGDEVVYFRQGHQEYIEYSDSSEPGPWTKNAAAVQAVEICLVKHLSYATLPGSGDSCCKVTLQFIDTSSPVSGHKFKLTLPELVNFPDFLIERSRYEAAMERNWSYRDKCLVWWRDESEQGGRWWDGQVVSVKAKSEQFPDSPWERCGVLYEGEVEPHPHSPWELHDVDSSWEQPQVDLESRNRVLSSVTELLQSASRNQDKYGILKLKHVAVKLDFMNRFPVPLSPDIIQLRLENNYYRSLKAMKHDFSVMIANGEAYFSKNRELSVKMKHLSEWFTKKLSNL, encoded by the exons ATGCAGGCTAATCAGGTGCATGGTCTAACTTTAAGAGAGATTGGAGGTGGTTTCCCAAAACATCATCGTGCTCCATCTATCCGTCTTGCAAGTTATGCTGTTGCAAAGCCAGCAACTATGGTCCAGAAGATGCAAAACATAAAGAAACTAAGGGGACATAGGGATGCTGTTTATTGTG CAATATTTGACCGCTTGGGAAGATATGTGATTACTGGTTCTGATGATCGCCTTGTCAAGGTTTGGTCAATGGAAACTGGATTATGCCTCGCTAGTTGCCGAGGACATGAA GGTGACATCACTGATTTAGCCGTCAGTTCAAACAATGCTTTGGTGGCATCTGCATCAAATGATTACAGCATTCGAGTT TGGCGCTTGCCAGATGGATTACCTATTTCCGTTTTGCGTGGTCACACTGGAGCTGTTACTGCCATCGCATTTACTCCAAAGACTAGCTCCGTGTATCAGCTTCTATC GTCATCAGATGACGGAACTTGTCGCATTTGGGATGCTAGGTCTTCTCAGTGTGTTCCACGCGTTTACTCACCAAGGCCAAAGGATAACGTGTCTG TGAGGAGCAGTGGTACTGTTGCAACCAACATTCAGTCCTCAAGTAATACATCGCATAGCCATCAAATTTTGTGTTGTGCATACAATGCCAATGGAACTGTCTTTGTCACTGGCAGCTCTGATACTATAGCAAGG GTCTGGAATGCTTGTAAATTCTCCCCAGATCACCCCGACGagctaaatcatgaaatagataCATTATCTGGTCATGAAAATGATGTCAACTATGTACAGTTCAG TGGCTGTGCAGTTGCTTCACGATCTTCAACTTCTGATTCCTTTGGGGAGGACTGCATTCCAAAATTTAGGAATTCTTG GTTCAGCCATGACAACATAGTCACTTGTTCCCGGGATGGAAGTGCAATTATTTGGACACCAAAACCACGCAAGTCATCCCAT GGAAAACATGGACGTTCTTGGGTTAAGGCATATCATCTTAAAGTTCCTCCGCCACCAATGCCACCTCAGCCTCCTCGAGGAGGGCCACGGCAGAGATTTCGCCCTACTCCTCGTGGTGTTAACATGATAGTATGGAGTCTGGATAATCGCTTTGTACTGGCTGCTATAATGG ATTGCCGAATTTGTGTTTGGAATGCTAGCGATGGTAGCTTGGTGCACTCCTTGACTGGCCACGCACAGTCT ACATATGTTCTGGATGTTCATCCTTTCAACCCCAGAATCGCAATGAGTGCTGGTTATGATGGGAAAACCATCCTGTGGGAT ATATGGGAGGGGATCCCCATCCGGACATATGATATAGGACGCTTTAAGTTGGTTGATGGAAAGTTTTCACA GGATGGAACATCAATTGTTCTTTCTGATGATGTTGgacaaatatatttattaaatacagGCCAAGGCGAGTCTCAAAAGGATGCTAAATATGATCAG TTCTTCCTTGGGGATTACCGGCCCCTTATCCAGGATGTGCAGGGGAACGTTCTTGATCAG GAGACGCAGCTAACTCCATATCGGAGGAACATGCAAGATCTGCTTTGTGACGCAA GTATGCTTCCATATCCTGAGCCATATCAGAGTATGTACCAGCGCCGCCGCCTAGGAGCTCTGGGTACCGAGTGGCGTCCTCCTTCAATTAAGTTTTCTGTCGGCACGGACCCTGGTTTAGGCCTAGGATATCAGGTCTTACCAGTGGCCGACTTGGACATAATAGCTGAACCTCTGCCGGAGTTTGTGGATACCCTTTTCTGGGAGCCAGATAATGGTATTCTGAATGATGAAACTGATTCAGAATATAATATGAATGAAGAGCTTTCTACTGAAGGAGAGCACGAATGTTTAAGGGACGGCTCTTCTAGTGGTTCAGTATGTAGTGAAGAACAGAAGATGAGAAGGAGTCGGAAAGATAGCCTACGCAGATCAAAAAGGAAAATATCTGTATCAGAA GTGGAAGTCGCATCATCTGGAAGACGTCTTAGGAAGAAAGTTAAGGATGAAGATGTTGGCACTTCATGTAGAAGTCTTAGAACTAGGAAATCCAGAAATGGGAAGAAAGCTACCACTAAAAGGAAGTCAACTAAACCAAAGTCATTAAGACCTCACCGAGGAGCTGAACTTCCTGAAATTGTACATCTTCATTCTGACATTTCTTCagatgatgaagatgaagctAGCTCTGAAGATGATTCATTGGAAACTGAATCACCAGAATGTTCGTCAAGCGACCAGAGGATTTCATCTGATGACAAGATGCCAAGCAAACAGCGGAGCTATCCAACAGTTGGAGCTATCGATGTGCCTCCTAGATCCACTGAACCTCCAATAAACGGCGAGAACAAAAGGAGATTAGTCCTGAAATTAAAAATCCGTGATGCTAGTAAGGTTGAGCCATCAAAAGACACTGCAGTTCAGTGTGGTGACCAAGCTGATAAGCCATGTTCTTCTCAAGCTTGTGAAGAGATAATTGAAGATAATGTGGTTAACCGAAGGTTAAAGGAGCCGGGATCATCCTATACAGATGAGATTGGCATGGAACTGTTTGGGGAATGCAATAAAATTGAACATATGGTTAATGACAAGGAACcaaaaaatgatttgaatgagCATGTCAATAGAGAACCATCTGCTGGTCCAGATATTCAAAGTCTGGCTCTGGCTGATAGTTTAATGGACGAGGCTCAAACGAATCTGGGACAGTTAGAAGCTAGCACATTGCTGGCTGGAAATGGTCCAGGAGATTTAGTATGTTCCTCAGGAGCTGCTAAAACTTCTTCATTATTTCACTTGTCATTGTCACCCAATCATCAGCTGCAGAAAATAGGCGTCGCTCCTGGAGCAAACAAGCCTACTACCGCTGACGACAATCCTGAAGTAAACCTCAAACCTAGAGTGAAGCCaaacataataaagataaaatcaaagaaaatgtctAAGGAGTCTCAAGCTCGTTCTGAGTTTAATCTTCCTACAGATGCTTATCGTGTAgatgaatcaacatctaaaatCTTTTCCCATTTAGAACAAAACCAAGTACCAGAAACAGGTAATGGCCCTGATAGATTCAGTCAGAATTTGCATTGGGGTGTACTGACGGATGATACCGTTGGCAAAAACAAGTCTCATGGATCTAGAAGCAGTTTACGTAGCAGTCGTGATATTTGTGAAAGTGCTTCTAATGCTTGTAATGATCATAACGAAACAGGTTCTGAATTCCCTCATGTCGCTACTGATGCAGCACGTAGAAAGAGATCCTTGAGATTTACTGCAATGTCAAGAGATACAGCATTAGGGAAAGATGACCTAAAAATAAGAGAGAGTCGTATAGCTGTAGGTTCATCAATAAATACAGGGAAGCTAACCAAGAAGGCCACTGGTTCTCCACCATTAGGATGGACTTCAAGTAATGCGTTCTGCCGGTTATCTAGAGACAGCAAAGAGGGTTCTTCCAGGGATGAAAATGTTTTTTCATCTGGAATGAGTTTGAATGAGGCAGTCAAAAAACTGAATTGGTTGCTATTGTCAGAGCATGAAGAGGGTTACCGCTACATTCCTCAGCTAGGTGATGAAGTAGTATACTTCCGACAG GGGCATCAAGAATATATAGAATACAGTGATTCATCAGAGCCTGGTCCTTGGACAAAGAATGCAGCTGCAGTCCAAGCTGTGGAAATTTGCTTGGTAAAACATCTTTCTTATGCAACTCTTCCTGGCTCTGGTGACAGCTGCTGTAAAGTTACACTTCAATTCATCGATACCTCTTCCCCCGTCTCTGGACACAAGTTTAAGCTCACGCTGCCTGAACTAGTTAACTTCCCTGACTTTCTAATTGAGAGATCAAGATACGAGGCTGCCATGGAGAGAAATTGGTCTTACAGAGACAAGTGTCTGGTTTGGTGGAGGGATGAGAGTGAGCAAGGTGGTAGGTGGTGGGACGGTCAGGTAGTTTCTGTGAAAGCCAAATCTGAACAGTTTCCTGACAGTCCATGGGAAAGATGTGGTGTCCTATACGAAGGTGAAGTAGAACCCCATCCTCATAGTCCCTGGGAACTACATGATGTAGATAGTTCATGGGAGCAACCTCAAGTTGACCTGGAAAGCAGAAATAGAGTTTTGTCGTCTGTCACTGAACTACTGCAGTCAGCAAGCAGAAATCAG GATAAATATGGAATTCTAAAATTGAAACATGTTGCTGTGAAACTGGACTTCATGAATAG ATTCCCTGTTCCGCTATCACCTGATATAATCCAGTTAAGGTTAGAGAACAACTACTATAGAAGTTTGAAAGCAATGAAGCATGATTTTTCTGTGATGATAGCAAATGGCGAGGCTTACTTTTCCAAAAATAGAGAGCTTTCAGTGAAAATGAAGCATCTTTCAGAATGGTTTACCAAGAAATTATCAAATTTATGA